A segment of the Phalacrocorax aristotelis chromosome 5, bGulAri2.1, whole genome shotgun sequence genome:
TGAGCAAGAAGCGTGAGTCTGTGCCTGACCTTGCCCCAATGCTGTGGCATTCGTTTGGCACAATTGCTGCTCTCCTTCAGGTGGGTAGGACTGGCAGCATCTTTATTCTGTGGCACAGCACCAGCATGTTGCAAAGCTTGGGCGTCCATGGGGCAGATCTGGGGAGGTGCTGGTGGGGTCCCTTATCAACGTGGCTGGGAGTACAGTGTATGCTGGATCGTGTGGTGAGgggagcagaggtgggaagCTCATTTGCCGTTAATCATCACTAGAAAGGCAATGTGTGCAGAAATTGTAAGATTTCTCATTAGGCACCTTATGTAGTTGGAAGGGGAACAGGCAATTTGTGTGTATGAGCTCCCTGTGGATCATGTTCTGCTTATTTTCATACAATGTCATAGCAGAGCCACAACAGTCTTACACCAGTCTTACACCTcagatttctggttttattcattTTGCATGAGCTTGAGCACTTCCTGGTCAGGAGGTTGCCCTTGCATGGAGCCTGCTGGAAGGACAGCATATGGGAATGCTGCTCACTGCTCCAGAGATCCTTGCAAGGGAATGTCCTTGTGTTTCATGTGAAACCAAGCAGCTCAGCTTATCTCTGGGCAAACTGCTCTACAACTGATGACTGGCTGCCTCTCAGTGCCAAACCTAGTCATGTCTttagaagagggaaagaagagagtgCAGGATTGGCAATGTCAGACTGTTCTCGGAGTGGCCCTGAAacaagtgaagaaaattagaaggggGCTATAGTTGGAAGCAGGCAGATTTCTGAATTGGATTTTTCACCCTTGGCTGCTTCCCCTGCACTGAGCTAGAAGAGTACCAGCAGCTACAGTACTAATAGAGTGGGTGTGCTCTGTCTTTAGGCACAGGAACAACACTCCTCTTCCATCTGGAAGTTCAAAACAAAGCAGTCCCTATACTAGTAAAGAGCCAGGAAATGAAATTAACCCTTTTTTAGTGAAATTAAGGTTTGAATGCATTCCTGTGACTCCTTGTCAAATTACCTCTGACCCAGCTCTGCCCTTGCCTGGGCAGTGTGGTGGCTGCCACATAACTTCACAGTGATGCTTGGTGAAAGCAGACTGTTATCTCCTGCCACCGTAGTTCCTTGCTGGGCATGTGCTCTGGTGCAGctttctgatgtttttctcctttaacttttcttcatctgttaATTTTTAGgaaattgtaaatatttatccATCAATCAACCCTCCGACTTTGACAGCCCATCAGTCCAACAGAGTCTGCAATGCTTTAGCCCTTCTACAGTGTGTTGCATCACATCCTGAAACGAGGTAAGCATTTCCAGGTGCATGAGTTTTCTGAGCTGTTGATGTTGACAGCTCAGTCTCTGACTCCAGAAGCATGTACgcccctttcttctttttcaccaAGAGAAGTGGAACAGAGGACAGAGCTGGAAgatgggcagctgcctgctgctttcaCTTGCTTGCAGGGATTATCAGGGTGATGGCTTTATCGTGGTCCTAAATGCATTGCATGCCCTGGATCATCCTGAGATCCTGCAAATTCCCAAAACACTGGGTTGTGGCAGCTCCTGGGAGCTCAGCCAGAAATAAGAGTGCCTTTGTgctgagtgctgtgtgcaggaTACTTATTTTAATGAGCTTTCAGTTATTTAGACCAACAGCTTACAGTTATTTAGACCAGCTGTCCAAAGGGTGGACTGAGCAGGACTGTCCTTCCCAGAGATGGTGTGTGACAAGGCAGCAATAGCAGAGCCATGTCTGGAGTCCTCAGCCAGCGCCTGACTTCAGGTTTTCTCAATTTGTGTCCAGCCCGTGTCAACAGGGGGAAAGGTGGTGTTGGCTCAGCCAAAATCAGTAGCTAAAACTTGGAAGAAAACTACCCAGAGGTCCATGATCTCATGCTTCTGTTCCTGCTGAGAAGAAAGTGCTGCATAGCTGAAGCCATTTTTCAGCTGCCGCAAAGTAGCATTAAACAGCAACCCTCCATGAGATGATATAAAAAAGAAGTAGGGTAGTTTGACACCACCCACCTTTACATTTAatgtttgaaaactgaaaatggaggaagaaagtCAGATGATTGTGCAAGAGAGCTTCCCTCTCCTAGCAGAGTGTTCTCCAGGTTTCTCCCTGCAGTCTGTATTTTTCACCATTATCAGAAGGCAGTGTGAGGACTCTTGGGGAAAGGTGGCTGTGCACATTTAAACTGTAGTAATACCTAGAGATCAGCCAGTCTGGATTTCTGTCACGCAGAGGCTTTGCACATGCGTTGTGGCTGACTGTCCCTGCCCGTGGGAGCCTTCAAGGTGAAATGCAACAGTGAATCTATGAAGCGGAGGGTCTGGGTGGCAGGAAGAGGTAATAGAAACAGTAGGATATGTTCTGTTCCTGGTCAGCTGAAAACTGACAGTTTAGGTGTTAGGTTTTGTGCTGCGCCCAGTGCAGAATTTACTTCATATCATTCCATGAGAGAACTAACAGTTACGCGCTTttgaggagcagcagcatcgGTGTCTGTCAGGAGTAGTCTGAGGCTCTGCATGGCACCGCTGGATTGTGtgattgctttgtttttctcgTCTCTAACATCGGGTGTTCTGCCTTTCCTACAGGTCAGCTTTTCTGGCAGCTCATATCCCCCTCTTCCTGTACCCCTTCCTGCACACAGTTAGCAAGACACGTCCATTTGAGTACCTGCGGCTCACGAGCCTTGGAGTGATTGGTAAGCAGCCAGGCTAATGCTGGAACACTGGTTATTTTATCAAGTTGGATGCAGTTCATGCTGTGTGTATAGAGACCTGCAGGACCAAAATCATGGAGCTCTCTTTATTGGGATCTTCTGAGTCCTGTAGTATTAACAGGAGGAGCTGCTCCTTTTCCATCAGTTGTGGAGGCAGGTTCTTCTTAGTGTGTAGGAACTGGGCTTTTCACTaataagaaaacactgaagtctGGGTGCATTGCCCAAAATATGTTTCCTGTGAGTACAAGCATGTGCAGGCTTGTTGTGCCTTCACCCTCAGTCTGGCCAGCTCGACACTGGGATGAGTGGGTGCAGACTGGgctttctttgggtttttgttgttgattgACTTGGGTGTATTTGCCCTGTCTTCCCTttatcctgttttttttttttttttcttatttctgccCCAAACATTCTTCTCTCCATGCATAAACTATAGGGGGGTCTTAAAACACGTTTCTTCTTCCCAGAGGTTGCTATGGGTGGCTTCATCCCCTTGTGCTTGTGTTACCACTGAGGGAGAGCCAAGAATGCATCccctttctgaaaaatgaataaCCCCCAAACCCAGCTTGATTACTTTTATGATGCCAAAATGATTTCTTCTCCTGCCATGTGCTGCAACATATTTAGGATGACAGTTGCTCTGCTTGCCGTTCAGACTTAATGATTCCTGAAGAGGACACAGCACAGGCCCTCTTTGAAAggtgagttttttttttttaaacgatTTATCATTTAttgattttgggttttgtttttccttcaaggGGCCTTGGTGAAAACTGATGAGCAAGAAGTGATAAATTTCTTATTGACAACAGAAATTATCCCCCTGTGCTTACGCATTATGGAGTCTGGCAGTGAACTCTCCAAAACGGTACCTACTCTTTTTGTCTTAAATAAGACTTGTTGTTTTAGCTCTAACTGACCAGGCAGACAGTAACCTGCAGAGTTGGCTTGTGTCCTGTTGCAAATGCTGGGGCAACTTTGGGTGGTGTTTTTACCTCCTCAAAAACCCAAcaagccaaaaccagcaaactAAGCTGGAGTTCCTGAGCTTGGTAGTTTTTCTGGGAAAGATCTTGCTGGTCTCAACACCTGTTCCCTCCTTTGCAGCCCTGCAGAGTAACTTTCAGGATCAGCTTCCCTTGGCCTGAAAGAACAAATGCTGTAGCTACACAGTGCAGAGATTGGGTGGCGGTTGTTAGTGGTGGTTATGGAAGTGTTCACCCCACTGGACCAGTTtgttgtgtcccctccccttaACTGTCTCCCCTGTCCTCCATGAGCTCAGATCAGTGGTCAGGCTGGTCCTATGACCCAGGTAGGCTGGCCACAGGTTTTAGTCTGTGTGTGCTTCTCTGGTGAAGCCAGCTGAGATAGCTGGCTGAGGTTCTTCCAGAAAGTCACGCCTATCATGATGAATCAGTAGAGCTCAAGATGAAAACCAAAATCAGCTTGTCCTCTAGACGGCAGGGCCAAGGGGCAGATCCTTCTCCTGCTTCTTGGTCTGTGACCAGAGTGGTGTGGCTGTAATCCCGAGGCAGtcctgagcagccctgcagtAGCTGCTGTCTCATGCAACCTGCATCCAGTCACCTTGTACACACTGCTTTATGTCCATCTCTTTCCTTGGCCAGAGATGCCAAGCATTGTGTAATgtcctgcattttattttggctttaaaCTTTCACTGAGTAAAGCGTTTGCTGCCTGCTGAAAGGCCATTCAGCTCTGGGACTGCCTTGAAAAGAACACAGCACAAAGCCTTTTCAGGAGAGAGAGGTTGCttacatgctttcttttctgctttctcccttttctaGGTTGCTACatttattcttcagaaaatcCTCCTGGATGACACAGGGCTGGCATATATCTGTCAGACTTATGAGCGGTTTTCCCATGTTGCCATGATACTGGTAAGattatttgtttcttctctttaaaaaaagaaaaaaaatatgctctaGCAGCCAGTTTCTTCAGCTGGTTTACTGCTTCTTAGCATCTTTACTGCTCTCTGGCTGGAGCACAGAATGAGGGAGGCAAATCGTTCTTGGGCTCACTGCTTGTGACACTGTagctctctgctttctgcatgTTTCCTTTGCATATCTGTGGCTCGCATGTCAAGAGAACCCATATTTGTTGTAATATACGAAGTCCCCAAGATAAACCAGGTAAACATCTCCAGAGAAGAAAGAGTTTTCAGGGTTGTTATTTGAATGTgaactgatttaattttatgtaaGAATGATTACACAGCTCAGGCCATGGATCCATTTCCCATCTATGTCTCCCACAACAGGTTGAAAGAGCCAGCAGGTTGAGCAAAGGAGTAAGAGCAGGGCAGGCATATATGATAATTGCCCTCATAACAGTCTTGCAGCTGCCAGCTATTTTCAGCTTTGGATTTCTGGGGCCAGTTGTGGGGTTTCTATGCAGTAACCCCCAGAGTTTGTCCTGTCCTCTCCTTGAACCCGTGCAAACTTTTTGCATCCACAGTGTCCTTTACCAAGGAGTGTCACAGGTTTCCTCTTCGCTGCCTGGAGGGCcaacctcctttttttcctctttgaactTGGCTCCTACTAGCTGCTGCATATGACTCTAATTCTTGTGTTGGAACACAGAGAGAGCAGACAATTTTTGTCCATTCCCTGTCCCCGGTGAAGGAGAAGTCTGGGGACTCATAATTTATTCATCCCAGGAGTAATAGTCCCAACTTGAGCTTTATTATCTTTAGGGCTTGCTGAGGCAAATACATGTCTGCCCTGGAATAGCTATTGTcgtggttttgtgtttggttgctttttaaagagcagtctcaggagaagaaaatgcagcattAAGTGAAGTGCTTTGTAATGCTGGTTCTGTGCCTACATGTTGATGCTTTCATTGGCAATATTTGTCTGTTTTCccaaatgtaaagaaaatgttaccTCCTAATCCACccacaaacagcaaaatacGAACAGTTGTGAGCTGATGTCCGTAATGTCCAATGTGACATGATTTTGCATTTATGAAAAGGATCAACTTTGATGAAAGTACATCTGGTCTACAGGTGAAGTGAAGGACGCAATTGGAAACCCTGGGgtaggggagggaaggagaccAAAGAAGAACTCGTGGCTGGGAAGGGTATGACCATGGAAAGATATGGGCATGTAAAGCTGTGTTAACGTGGAAGAAATCCTAGCTGTGGTATAATCCCACCACTGGGTGAAGCACTCGTGATTAATGTTCCGTAACGCTACggagaaagatgaaaatgttCATAGACATTTGTGTTCTCTATTGGGATAGTGTACTCCCGTCTCATGAGGATGATGATTTACTTCCTTGTCTGCTGATAACCGAGTAAGATGTTATGCAAGTGTtacatgcttttaaaagaggaagCATTTCCTATCCAGGAGCTGTCTGAGGAGCTCTCTGACTTattctttgaaataaagaaatattggTATCCTGGGGAACTGCTGAGAACAGGGAGCTTGCAAAAGGGCAGATGAGGGGGTCCTGCTAATTGCTAACTGTCTGAACATCCAAATGCAGGTGAATTTGGCTAATGAGGAAAATGGTTAGCGCTAGACGATGtagttttacaggaaaaaacaccAATTTCTTGGGCAAATGTGAGTATGAGGAAGCAGACCGTTAAACTCCTTCAAAGCAGGTGTGTGAAGGCATCCACACCGTTCGCTAGGCTGGGGGCATTCAGAGGTGCAACGTCCTACATAGTGTGAGAAATGGAGGCTGGGCCAGGGAGATCTGCCTGGTCTTGCTTCCCAGTAATTGCTTATTGAGGGATgtagcagaaagagaaaatacaactCTCGGGTGCGTGATAAGACCCGATGTGGATCTTACTATATGTGATGTGGGTGAGCCCAGTCCTTTGGTGTGGCTTCCCAGGCTCatgttaatgtttttaaagggCGTTGAAATGAAGACAGCACAGGTGAGAAGAGGGAGTGTTACAGAGCTTGGGAACACACTTCACGGGGTGACTCAGCCTGAGCTTATCAAAGCATTTGGGATACATTCGCCTTCCTCCATGAGGGGGAAACCTCAGGTTCTCTTCAATCTAGCAGAGAGCTGGACCCACTAAATGGTTCTggggaggtaaaaaaaaaaaacaacagagatgAGGCAAGCTTTCCCCTAACTGCTGAGAGAGTCCTTTCCAAGTCGTGGCTTGCTGCTCTTCTCATAGGCATTCTCATTGGCAAGTAGAGCACCGGGCTCCATGCAGGGGTATCTAGATGAAAAGTTATGGGCTGTGATGCATGGGAAGCCACAGTGAGTGATTTAATGGTCTTTCCCAGTCCCTGCTGATTGTGAAGTTGTTCTTACAAAGACTAACTGGTGGCACTGGCCTCTGTCAAACAGGGTAAAATGGTCCTGCAGCTCTCCAAGGAGCCATCGGCACGGCTGCTGAAACATGTTGTCCGCTGCTACCTTCGCCTTTCCGATAACCCCAGGTAAACATTTTAGGAGTTTGGGCAGGGGCTTCTCCCACTCCCTTGGAAGTGCAGCTCCTATCCACAGTGCCTGTGTGGGGAGAGTCAAGGTTCCTCTTCTGTCCTTACATCAGCCTTAGCTCAGTGTGGAAAACAGGTGAGTTTGGGgcctgtttggggttttttgtttattgctAGTCCCAGGAGCTTTTATGGTACATGGGTGAAACAGTGACTGTCTGGGGCTCGTGCAGATTCAAGCTGTGCAGATTACGTCTGCCTGAGCTTAAATGTAGCTTGAACTAGGTACGAGGGAGGGACTGAGGTGGAAGGTACGCTATGCTCTCCCTCTTCTGCATCATGTGGGCTGTAGCAGTAGAAGCCAACGGATGAAATTCAGTTGAGGGAATACAAACTGATTTCATGCTGATCAGCAGCCCTGCCCAAAGCCACTGGGTATGTATTTGTTGACTTGGTCTCTCCTAGTGTTGCTATTGGCTGACAGGTGTCAGGGCACAGGGTTTGGCCTCGTGGCACCTAGCATGACAGATGGGAGCAGCGCTGGCTGGCCAAGCGCCACATGCTGCGGTGCTGCTGCTTGGTGCTTTCCTTGGCTAGCCCTGCTGGGGAGACCCCCAGGTAAAGGAGCGTCGTGACCCCAGTGGGGTTTGCTCCCCTCTTGCCCCTGTGAGTTTATTTGTTGGGCCCCGTTTCTTGTCTCTTGATGTAGGGCACGTGAAGCTCTCAGGCAGTGCCTTCCTGACCAACTGAAGGACACCACCTTCGCCCAGGTCCTGAAGGACGACACCACCACAAAGCGCTGGCTGGCTCAGCTCGTCAAGAACCTGCAAGAGGGTCAAGTCACTGACCCACGGGGCATCCCTCTTCCTCCACAATGActgctgggggaggtgggggatcAGGGAAGAAACAGCTCAGGTTTACAAAGAACCAGGAACAGGTGACCTTTTCCACAACAAACTGGGCatgccagctggctgctgccctgcagacCATCCCACCCAGCTAAAGGGCTGCTCTGTAGCAGTGCAGCATGCCTCTGGGGATTGCAACACCAGCAAATGCTGATActacagcttaaaaaaataaaatcaataaaaacaaTCTGTAAAGATGCTTGTCTCCCCAGGAGGCTTGGCTGGCACCTCTCCCCCCACTGCTGGGCAGGGGCTAGTGCAGATGTCTGCTCTTCGAGCTAGTTTAGCCTCCACCCAAGTGGGTGCGTGACATGGGGTGCGCACGCCACATCCCTCCAGATCCTTCTCACTTCTTGTTTACACATCTGTTTAGATGAGTGAGTTAAATAAAAGCTGATCCAGTTGTTCTGTCCCCTCTTAAGAGTGCGACTCAGCTGCAAGTAGCCCAGGGACAGCTTTCTTCCCTGCCAGCACATCCTTGCTTGGGCTCCACATCGGGCTGGCGTTGtcagcttctctcttcctttcctttggcGTGGAGGCAGTGTCTGGAGCTGGGCCACCGTGATGCTTGCCCTAGGAGGAGGGGTGGATTAGTTGCGATGAACCCGCACGTCATAAGCTTGcttcccagggctctgggggaggagaagagagcagggctgcagctcttATGCTGTAAGAAGTGTGCTCCTGCAGCTAACCAGTGGCCGGGGGCTGATGTGTGCTGGCCTCCCATTCAGCAAGGCTGTGGGCTGGCTCATCGAATGGGGCTCAGCATTAGGAAACCTGCCCAGTGGTGGTCGGCGGGCCACCCACCGATGATCCCCATCTGCGGGACAGCTGGGAGTGACATCCTGCAGGCTCTAGGTATGCTGGCTTCTGTACCCGCTGCCTGCCAGGCGTCTCAGTCCTGGCCCCCCTCCCTGTTCTGCCCCACCACCAACTCATCTCTGCCAGCAGGCTGCATCCATTTCAGCTTTCAAACCTGCCTTGGCGTCTGCCTCGGCCCCACTGCAATTAAAATGGACCAGCAGCCGCTTCCCTGCCTTCCCTGTGCCGAGGGGTGAGTGTGGCTGCTGTGAGCTCTTGGAAGCAGCCAAGGAGCTCCTGGGCGCTGCTGCGGCAGAGCCTGTGCTTGGCAGCAGGCAAGCCTGGGCAGCCACTCGATTTCTCCCTCTCAAGTAGCCCATTTTGCTGATCATCTGCAGTGTTGTGCCAACAGTGTCTTAAATCCCATCTCGTtgcccttccctcttcccctcgCAGCCTTGCGTAACGAGGGCAGAGCACGGCCTCTTCCTTGCCCCTGTGGTCCTGTTTTATaactctcttttctctcccctccaccCTGACCTTGACAGGGTgtgaaaatgcttctgtttgattttttttttttgtaagttcagattaataaataataaaaccccAGCTAGCACAAATTGCTTCTGGTCTGATCTCTTGGGGAGGGCAGGTGGTGGCAGCGGGGAATTTATTGcaggtgggaggaagggggggatgtgAGCTGGGGAGAGTGCATGGCCTTTCTGGGTGGAAGCTGGCTGCATCCCTGTGGCACCCCATCCCTCTGGGAGCAGGTAATGCAGGCGCGATTTtggggaggaggtgctgctCTGTCTTGCTTCGCAGGAAGGCAGCAAGCGTTCTCCATACAGAGCCTGCTGGGGAGAATGCTCGCTGCCTTCCTGCGGTGTGTTTGCAAGTGCTGCCACGCTGGCCCAGCGTCCCGGTCTGTTGGAGCATCGACCACCTCAACTTTCgttcctgccctgcagcccctggaccCAACTCGGCCTGCCCCAAGGGTGCCCCAGCTCGGATCCCCGTGGGGGTTTTGCTATGGGATGCTCCAGCCGTGTCCTGCGTGTCTTCCCAGCTGGagagccctgtgctgggaggtggAAATGGGGTGCTCAGCCCCAGGCGGGGCGGACTGTGGGTGCTCCCACCCCACTCGGGAGCGGCGTGACCTTAATCCGAGGCGACCTTGAgaggcgggggccgggggcgtCCCGCGGGGGCGGGCTCGCCGCCCAGCCGTTGCCGAGGGGCGGGCAgcccgggcagccccggccccgtgCGGCCGCGGGCGGTGGAGCAccggcggagcggagcggcaCGGCGGGACCGGAGAGCGGGTACGGGGCTGGGCGCCGGGTCCCCCGCGGGGggagagcggcggcggggcggacTGGGACCCCCCGGGCTTGGGCAGCGCCCTCCCAGAGGCGGCTACACGCGTGGCGTGGTGTGGGGGGAGAGATGCCGGCCGTTTTGTTTCCCCTGCTTTAAGGTGTCCCTTGacccccagctctgcaccccCCGGGTTGTGCTGCCCCATCCCGGAGCCCCTTCTCTGACCCGCCCCGCCCCCGAGTCCCTCTGACCCCGTCGGCTGCTCCCCCTGCGTGGGCCAGGCTGCATCCCCGGGTGCTGCATCGTGTCCTGGGGCAGGTGGGAAGGCTGtgcggggccgcggggctgaGCAGACCCCGGGACAGCCCCGGGAGGGCTCTGTGCTGGAGTGGCTGGGGAGCGCTCACACCCGCTGGCCCCTCCGGCTCTGTTTTGGGACTGTCACCTCCAGGAGGGAAGCTGCGGTGGCTCAGCAtgtgctgggggagctggggctgtccctggcaggaggcagcagccctgcGGGAAGCCCTTGGGTTGGGTTTCTCCAGCCCCTGGCTCCTGTCCCGCTCCCCTCAAAAGTCTAACTCAGACAGGAGAGAAGGGGGCTGCAtggggctgggctgcaccgGGCTCGGGGCATCGCTCACACACCGGGGAGAGCCAAACAGCCTGTCCTTGTGTCCACGCTTATGGGATCTTCCCTGCACTGGAAGCAATCGTTTCTTCGCTGTGTGTGCAGGGAAGGCACAGCTCCACggctgggacagggctgggcACACATGGGCTGTGCCAGGAGCCTGTAAGGGGGGAGTTCAGTTTAGCTCCAAAATGTCAGCATGGTTACAGGCCTGGGGGCTGCAAGCAGCTCCCTTGCACGCTGCCTCCTTGCACACATGTGTGGCAGGGTGCAGAGAGTACAGGCCTGATGGTGGCACCAAGCCCACCCTGTCCCAGGCCAGCATCTCTCTCCACTCCTCCGGTCTTGCTGCCTCTCCCTCCACACTGGTTTCCCAAGAACATCCCTGTCTCTATCCCCTCACCTACTGCAGCGGAGGGGGCTCGGGTTGGGTGGGTGCCTGGAGCTGTGTCCTTGCAAAGCAGCCACACTGGGCTGGTGGCTGCCAGGAGGCAggagggtgcaggcaggcaggtgaCAGGGGTTGTCCCCCCACTGGTTCCCTGTAgtctgtggggtgcaggggggatGAGAGCATGCTGGGCACTCCTGCGGCTGTGCAAGCCAGCAGGCATCAGGGCactccctctgcagggcctgaGAGGAGCGGTGGTGCCTCCCTTCTGTTTGTGGCTGGTGGATCGGTGCCCCCTCAGTACATCAGATGTGGGTGGGTGCAGGCACTGCAATGAGTCCTTGCGGTCTGAGCCCTGCAAGAAGGGCTGGTGCTGGGAACATGCAGTTCTGGGCactgctgggaggcagctgggatggcaccccagctgctgctccgtGTCTCCAGCAACATGTGAGGTCCCCAAGAGCATGGGCAGGCAGTCCCCACTTGCCCTGGGGACAGCCAAATAGCCACTGCCAGCCCCACACCTGGCATGTCCCCCAGGAGCAGGGCCACAGCCCCAgccagtgctgtgctggggatcTGCCCTGCCCATCTCCACACCGAGAGGGGGACGGCTGCCTGAGCCCGGCAGCTGCTTGCACGCTGACAGCACCGGCTATTCCTGGCCCCGCACCGTGGTGCCTGTGCTGAGTCAGGGGCCTGGGGCATGGCTGCAACCCCTGTGCCCCAGCACAGAGCACCTTGTCCCCAGCAACCCCCAGGTTCCCTCCTGCACTCAAATCCCAGCCCACCGGCTGTGGTGCCTGCTCCTCGAGGGCCCAGCTCCAACAGCTGGGTGAGAGGC
Coding sequences within it:
- the CNOT9 gene encoding CCR4-NOT transcription complex subunit 9 isoform X1; the encoded protein is MCAAFAAPPPPQPPSRRGEGTGRVRVYGGIFLFLLRRARHRHRSHHAQPGYSRETMLLFHISLPFLPNPPSVVGLDAVLSLMFQERQKRNPSFLPVPTALAQVDREKIYQWINELSSPETRENALLELSKKRESVPDLAPMLWHSFGTIAALLQEIVNIYPSINPPTLTAHQSNRVCNALALLQCVASHPETRSAFLAAHIPLFLYPFLHTVSKTRPFEYLRLTSLGVIGALVKTDEQEVINFLLTTEIIPLCLRIMESGSELSKTVATFILQKILLDDTGLAYICQTYERFSHVAMILGKMVLQLSKEPSARLLKHVVRCYLRLSDNPRAREALRQCLPDQLKDTTFAQVLKDDTTTKRWLAQLVKNLQEGQVTDPRGIPLPPQ
- the CNOT9 gene encoding CCR4-NOT transcription complex subunit 9 isoform X2, producing the protein MHSLATAAPVPTALAQVDREKIYQWINELSSPETRENALLELSKKRESVPDLAPMLWHSFGTIAALLQEIVNIYPSINPPTLTAHQSNRVCNALALLQCVASHPETRSAFLAAHIPLFLYPFLHTVSKTRPFEYLRLTSLGVIGALVKTDEQEVINFLLTTEIIPLCLRIMESGSELSKTVATFILQKILLDDTGLAYICQTYERFSHVAMILGKMVLQLSKEPSARLLKHVVRCYLRLSDNPRAREALRQCLPDQLKDTTFAQVLKDDTTTKRWLAQLVKNLQEGQVTDPRGIPLPPQ